One segment of Massilia sp. Se16.2.3 DNA contains the following:
- a CDS encoding acetyltransferase produces the protein MQLAILGASGHGKVVADTAVAAGWERIVFFDDAWPGLTRIGPWEVAGDTAQLLARIGEFDGAIVAIGNCTVRMEKHDVLLSAGGRCATIIHPRAWVSPHAVLGAGCVVMAGAVVNIDSRIGDAGIVNTGATVDHDCMLGTAVHISPGAHLSGNVHVGAASWIGVGAAVRQGIRIGAGAMVGAGAVVVNPVPDGVTVVGNPARPIGAMAF, from the coding sequence ATGCAACTGGCGATACTTGGAGCAAGCGGTCACGGCAAGGTCGTGGCCGACACGGCCGTTGCGGCCGGCTGGGAAAGAATTGTTTTCTTCGACGATGCCTGGCCTGGCTTGACGCGGATCGGCCCGTGGGAGGTGGCCGGCGATACAGCACAGCTGCTCGCGCGCATTGGCGAATTCGATGGCGCGATCGTCGCGATCGGAAACTGCACGGTCAGGATGGAAAAGCATGACGTTCTGCTGTCCGCGGGAGGACGGTGCGCGACCATCATTCATCCGCGCGCCTGGGTCAGCCCACATGCGGTTCTTGGTGCAGGGTGTGTCGTCATGGCTGGGGCGGTGGTGAACATCGATTCCCGCATTGGCGACGCCGGAATCGTCAACACAGGCGCAACGGTCGACCACGACTGCATGCTCGGCACGGCGGTGCATATCAGCCCGGGCGCGCATTTGTCCGGAAATGTCCACGTGGGCGCCGCCAGCTGGATCGGCGTGGGCGCGGCAGTGCGCCAGGGCATCCGTATCGGCGCAGGTGCAATGGTCGGGGCCGGGGCGGTCGTGGTGAATCCCGTGCCTGATGGGGTAACCGTAGTTGGTAATCCAGCCAGGCCGATTGGTGCCATGGCGTTTTGA
- a CDS encoding sugar transferase — protein sequence MKRLFDLLVAATALLVLAVPLALFALVLRRKLGSPVLFRQKRPGIDGKVFEMVKFRTMTDARDEAGELLPDSVRLTRFGRFLRSSSIDELPELWNVLKGEMSLVGPRPLLVEYLDLYTQDQARRHEVRPGITGWAQVNGRNALSWNEKFRLDVWYVDNRSIWLDMKILWLTVKKVLIREGISAAGDASMPRFTGGAD from the coding sequence TTGAAACGGCTGTTTGACTTACTGGTTGCCGCGACTGCCTTGCTCGTCCTGGCGGTGCCGCTGGCGCTGTTTGCGCTGGTTCTGCGCCGGAAATTGGGCTCGCCGGTGCTGTTCCGGCAGAAGCGCCCGGGCATCGATGGCAAGGTATTCGAGATGGTGAAATTCCGCACGATGACCGATGCGCGTGACGAAGCAGGCGAGCTTCTGCCCGATTCCGTGCGGCTGACGCGATTCGGGCGCTTTCTCCGCTCGAGCAGCATCGACGAACTTCCCGAATTGTGGAACGTGCTCAAAGGCGAGATGAGCCTGGTCGGGCCGCGGCCCTTGCTGGTCGAGTACCTCGATCTGTACACGCAGGACCAGGCCCGTCGCCACGAGGTAAGGCCAGGCATCACCGGCTGGGCGCAAGTCAACGGTCGCAACGCCCTGAGCTGGAATGAAAAGTTCAGGCTTGACGTCTGGTACGTGGATAACCGCTCGATCTGGCTCGACATGAAAATCCTCTGGCTCACCGTGAAGAAGGTGCTGATCCGCGAAGGAATCAGTGCGGCAGGCGATGCCAGCATGCCGCGCTTCACCGGCGGCGCGGACTAG
- a CDS encoding glycosyltransferase family 4 protein gives MVKRASGDTSRVEKTSSNVKKLLITTTVPETLHSILGLQPRFLSAYFDVSLATSAGDTVDAIRERECVPVAEVPMVRRIDPVADMKALLAMIAHIRKLRPDVIHSYTPKAGLITMLAAWVCRVPVRVHTFTGLLFPTAVGMQRLLYIALDKLICMCATRVVPEGEGVRRDLTGSRITGKRLEVIGHGNIAGVDTQFFSPEAGAVTGQAHVLRRDLGIGDGAFVFCFIGRLNRDKGIAELVEAFGTLPESAHLLIVGAVDLSAPAETGALAAISTHRRIHRLGYQNDVRPALAAADVLVLPSYREGFPNVVLQAGAMGVPSIASDISGCNEVISPESNGWLVPPRSADALASCMKEAMGVEPQVLSQMGQRARSVVQERFERTAHWERMRSFYTDCVTEK, from the coding sequence GTGGTTAAACGTGCCTCAGGTGACACTTCGCGAGTCGAAAAAACAAGCAGCAATGTAAAAAAACTGCTGATCACGACCACCGTCCCCGAAACCCTGCATTCGATCCTCGGTCTCCAGCCCCGTTTCCTGTCGGCGTATTTCGACGTGTCGCTGGCGACGAGCGCTGGCGATACGGTCGACGCGATTCGCGAGCGCGAATGCGTGCCGGTCGCCGAAGTGCCCATGGTGCGGCGTATCGATCCGGTGGCCGATATGAAGGCCTTGCTGGCGATGATCGCGCATATCCGCAAGCTGCGGCCGGACGTCATTCACTCGTACACGCCCAAAGCCGGCTTGATCACGATGCTTGCCGCCTGGGTTTGCCGCGTTCCGGTGCGCGTGCACACCTTTACCGGACTGCTTTTCCCGACCGCGGTTGGCATGCAGCGATTGTTGTACATCGCACTCGACAAATTGATCTGCATGTGTGCCACGCGCGTGGTGCCTGAAGGGGAGGGCGTGCGCAGGGATCTCACGGGATCGCGCATCACCGGCAAGCGGCTGGAGGTGATCGGACACGGCAACATTGCGGGGGTCGACACGCAGTTCTTTTCCCCCGAGGCCGGCGCGGTCACGGGCCAGGCGCACGTGTTACGACGCGACCTGGGCATCGGCGACGGCGCCTTCGTATTCTGCTTCATTGGGCGCCTCAATCGGGACAAGGGTATTGCGGAGCTCGTCGAGGCATTCGGTACGCTGCCGGAGTCCGCGCACCTGCTCATCGTCGGTGCGGTCGACCTGTCGGCGCCTGCAGAAACGGGTGCGCTTGCGGCGATATCGACGCACCGGCGTATCCATCGCCTCGGATACCAGAACGATGTGCGTCCGGCCTTGGCCGCTGCCGACGTCCTGGTCCTGCCGAGTTATCGGGAAGGCTTTCCGAATGTGGTCCTGCAGGCCGGTGCGATGGGTGTTCCTTCGATCGCGTCGGATATCAGCGGCTGCAATGAAGTGATTTCGCCTGAAAGTAACGGATGGCTTGTGCCGCCTCGCTCTGCCGACGCCCTGGCAAGCTGCATGAAGGAGGCGATGGGTGTCGAACCTCAGGTCCTGTCGCAGATGGGGCAGCGGGCGCGCAGCGTCGTACAGGAGCGTTTCGAAAGGACGGCTCACTGGGAGCGGATGAGGTCTTTTTATACTGATTGCGTGACGGAGAAATGA
- a CDS encoding EpsG family protein, translated as MPLLLLSILVLAAKIIGARSLDVGTDTENYAELYRVIGGCMCLHEGFEPGFQYLTLMIAGLGFGTEFYFSAISLTLWALYMAYVTQLTQGSTLSKQDRSVLFYSIASALLCSPFFLSSHINILRQGIASVLLYMATLGFLRKQWTWFAISSALACAFHFSSGLYVLPCFLLALSFRRLVIFVFAGSVLYISGVTQIIVVFLAEQLGLSFLNAMLTYGAESEYQGGIRLDFLLFTWCAFGVMYALSRLVSESNLRIFIRENLKVYLVLMVPFVAFGYVGYSDRYLYPAWIFMSVILGLILFSSGRFRRFSKVILPIFLTLAMGSFLLPAIA; from the coding sequence ATGCCATTACTTCTTCTGTCAATTTTGGTACTGGCCGCAAAAATAATTGGTGCGCGCAGTTTAGATGTGGGTACTGATACTGAGAATTATGCTGAGCTATACCGTGTCATCGGCGGTTGCATGTGTCTTCACGAAGGATTTGAGCCCGGCTTCCAATATCTCACGCTTATGATCGCCGGCCTTGGCTTCGGGACGGAGTTCTATTTTTCGGCGATATCGTTGACCTTGTGGGCTCTTTACATGGCGTATGTCACCCAACTCACACAAGGTAGTACATTATCGAAGCAGGATCGAAGCGTCCTTTTCTATTCGATTGCTAGCGCGCTTTTATGTTCGCCTTTCTTTCTTTCTTCACATATCAATATTTTGCGCCAAGGTATTGCGTCGGTTCTTCTATATATGGCGACGCTAGGATTTTTGCGAAAACAATGGACTTGGTTTGCGATTAGCTCGGCATTGGCGTGCGCCTTTCACTTCAGCAGCGGCTTGTATGTGCTGCCATGCTTTTTGCTGGCGTTGAGTTTCCGGCGTTTGGTAATATTCGTGTTCGCGGGTTCCGTGTTGTATATCTCGGGCGTAACTCAAATAATAGTGGTATTTTTGGCCGAACAGTTGGGTCTGTCGTTTCTAAACGCCATGCTGACATATGGCGCGGAATCTGAATACCAAGGGGGGATTCGACTGGACTTTCTTCTTTTTACTTGGTGTGCTTTTGGAGTCATGTATGCACTGTCACGGTTGGTTAGTGAATCCAATTTGCGGATATTCATTCGAGAAAACTTGAAAGTTTATCTGGTATTGATGGTTCCGTTTGTCGCTTTCGGCTACGTCGGCTATTCGGATCGCTACTTGTACCCGGCCTGGATTTTTATGTCTGTCATACTCGGATTGATCTTGTTTTCCTCAGGACGCTTTCGCCGCTTCTCCAAGGTAATTCTGCCTATCTTTCTTACGCTTGCAATGGGGTCCTTCCTGCTGCCGGCAATTGCTTAA
- a CDS encoding glycosyltransferase family 2 protein gives MKNTVSITVVIPCYNCVDTIGRAVTSVLEQTVLPEQIILIDDRSTDQTYDVITAISLAHSSVKVLQNPVNGGASVARNYGWSEVATKYVAFLDADDCWHPKKIEVQFNLMEQIPNVAFSGHLVSVMTQVQRTASELSEKKGIELIGARKLLLRNCFATSSVMLKKDLPVRFDAEKRRSEDYLLWLTLLFSGFEAALIHQPLGSRFAAPFGEAGLSGNLLSMQAAELETLKRLRKQKYISAIELSLAVTFSCLKLLRRIAVSGIRNRFRKFYA, from the coding sequence ATGAAAAATACAGTTTCGATAACGGTCGTGATCCCATGCTATAACTGCGTAGACACAATTGGTCGCGCAGTCACCTCTGTGTTAGAACAGACGGTATTGCCTGAGCAAATCATCTTGATCGATGACCGAAGTACTGATCAGACCTACGATGTGATAACGGCAATTTCGCTCGCTCATTCGTCGGTAAAAGTTTTACAGAACCCGGTCAACGGTGGTGCTTCAGTTGCCAGAAATTACGGCTGGAGCGAGGTCGCAACAAAATATGTGGCATTTCTTGACGCAGATGATTGTTGGCATCCGAAGAAGATCGAAGTTCAATTTAACTTGATGGAGCAGATTCCGAACGTCGCCTTTTCGGGCCATCTCGTGTCCGTGATGACGCAGGTTCAGCGAACAGCTTCAGAATTATCTGAAAAAAAGGGTATCGAATTAATCGGTGCAAGAAAACTCTTATTGCGAAACTGTTTTGCAACGTCTTCAGTTATGTTGAAGAAGGACTTGCCCGTGCGCTTCGATGCTGAGAAGCGTCGTTCGGAAGACTACTTGCTCTGGTTGACGCTGCTGTTTTCTGGATTCGAGGCAGCCCTGATCCACCAACCGTTAGGAAGCAGATTCGCTGCCCCTTTCGGAGAAGCAGGCTTGAGCGGTAACTTGTTGAGCATGCAGGCTGCTGAGTTAGAGACGCTGAAGCGTTTGCGCAAGCAGAAATATATATCGGCAATCGAATTGTCGCTCGCAGTTACATTTTCGTGCTTGAAGTTGTTAAGACGGATAGCTGTCTCTGGTATCCGTAATCGTTTCCGGAAATTCTATGCGTAG
- a CDS encoding polysaccharide pyruvyl transferase family protein, with translation MTKPLSVAFAGYYGMQNFGDDLFAYACVDGARRYWPGTSARVIGPQLDFDAPSALPRILPPELYCAKTKTGGLVRAAVVLKEIIHNQMVVFGGGSLFVNSDSGVFRLYKHALKIGGIRLAAVGVSIGPFDSLIAERRMKTFLSAFEFLSVRDRVSYEAGIEMGLSTTVLAADLAGAVAADRFERSIFLARSECKVLGVSLCEFPGSVRSQVNDRLISEIVRTAKKIGCSVKIFSLNNHANDGDDKLASMLKMRLVEAKVDCVISYNNRQGVEASLREIAACAWFVSVRLHGAIAAYLSGVPFVLLEYHRKCSDFLDDIGQSVSLRLNAESNATDICNALEHLSSTGNLPSMAVSEYRLQAQRNFTAAPWIATNK, from the coding sequence ATGACCAAACCACTTTCGGTAGCGTTTGCTGGCTATTATGGCATGCAGAATTTCGGGGACGACTTGTTCGCATACGCCTGCGTTGACGGTGCAAGGCGGTATTGGCCAGGAACTAGTGCCCGTGTAATTGGACCGCAGCTCGACTTCGACGCTCCCTCAGCATTACCCCGGATCCTTCCGCCAGAGCTATATTGTGCAAAGACCAAAACCGGCGGCCTGGTACGCGCTGCGGTTGTGTTGAAAGAGATCATTCATAACCAGATGGTTGTCTTCGGAGGAGGATCGCTTTTTGTTAACTCTGACTCTGGAGTCTTTCGCCTCTACAAGCATGCGTTGAAAATTGGTGGGATCCGACTTGCTGCAGTGGGGGTGTCGATCGGACCGTTCGATTCTCTCATCGCAGAGCGCCGAATGAAGACCTTCCTGTCCGCCTTTGAATTTCTGAGCGTGCGCGACCGTGTGTCTTACGAGGCAGGAATCGAAATGGGGCTGAGTACCACTGTCCTTGCCGCCGATCTCGCTGGCGCCGTTGCTGCTGATCGATTTGAAAGAAGTATTTTTCTCGCTAGAAGTGAATGCAAGGTCTTGGGAGTTTCGCTGTGTGAATTTCCTGGATCGGTGCGATCTCAAGTAAACGACCGGCTCATCAGTGAGATAGTTAGAACTGCTAAGAAGATAGGTTGTTCCGTTAAGATTTTTAGTCTGAATAACCATGCAAACGACGGCGACGATAAGCTGGCATCAATGTTAAAGATGCGCCTGGTTGAGGCCAAGGTTGATTGTGTTATCAGTTACAACAATAGACAAGGTGTTGAGGCATCGCTTCGGGAAATTGCAGCGTGTGCATGGTTCGTGAGTGTGCGGCTTCATGGTGCAATAGCCGCCTATCTAAGCGGCGTGCCTTTTGTTCTGCTTGAGTATCACCGGAAATGCAGCGACTTTCTCGATGACATCGGGCAGTCCGTGAGCTTAAGGCTCAATGCTGAAAGTAACGCTACAGACATTTGTAACGCATTGGAGCATCTCAGCTCAACAGGAAATCTACCGAGTATGGCTGTCTCAGAATACCGGTTGCAGGCACAACGGAACTTTACAGCTGCTCCGTGGATTGCGACGAACAAATGA
- a CDS encoding oligosaccharide flippase family protein gives MKYFARPFSALLLNRRAIAAVVILWLGAILGALASFSSQVMIARALTPAEFGVFASALALVTAISPLAGFGQHTYLVKVSGQGPSYLANKLADSLSFVIASTAVSCTILVLAATALSAGGYSLVVSLVLGSIVVASATNDLVSLRLILAERHTELSVWNSLPHLARLVAVGVVILLAPSVNAMHFAIAYSLVAVMLVAMSCKPISKLAASVRSNVEKDYAGSAMPIWRRILSVAHVAWPYGVEPFIYMVYFQAAIVIISQLSGSHQAGVFAASVTVLSAAYLLPTVIYQKFLIPKFHRLRHFDMQTLVTLYRNGIKLMLIFGIVVGALVGFICPLIMPLLFGNSYLESASLMLLLALCVPARYLSTAFGAAFLDRGQMRDRAACFTAAAVVVAITTAAFASKYGAVAGVAATILGEYVILIAFIHRALKSQLLSKGPTTGKQINEIRCGEVT, from the coding sequence ATGAAATATTTTGCTCGGCCGTTTTCTGCCCTGCTGTTGAATCGTAGAGCAATAGCGGCCGTGGTCATCTTGTGGCTAGGCGCCATTCTGGGCGCATTGGCGAGCTTTTCCTCGCAAGTGATGATAGCGCGTGCGCTGACGCCTGCTGAGTTTGGAGTGTTTGCATCTGCTCTCGCCTTGGTCACTGCGATATCGCCGCTTGCTGGATTCGGCCAGCATACCTACCTCGTTAAAGTCTCTGGTCAAGGTCCGAGTTACTTAGCGAATAAGTTAGCGGATAGCCTCAGTTTCGTCATCGCAAGTACAGCAGTGAGCTGCACGATTCTTGTGTTGGCTGCAACGGCGTTGTCGGCCGGCGGCTACTCATTGGTTGTTTCTCTCGTGTTGGGGTCGATCGTTGTTGCGTCTGCTACAAACGACCTGGTTAGTTTGAGATTGATATTGGCTGAGCGTCATACTGAACTTTCGGTTTGGAATTCGCTCCCTCATCTCGCGAGGCTCGTCGCAGTTGGGGTAGTTATTCTGCTAGCACCATCAGTCAACGCAATGCATTTTGCTATTGCCTACTCTTTGGTGGCGGTAATGCTGGTTGCTATGAGTTGCAAGCCGATCTCGAAGCTTGCAGCCTCCGTGCGTTCGAATGTCGAAAAAGACTATGCCGGAAGTGCCATGCCCATCTGGCGAAGGATTTTATCCGTTGCGCATGTTGCGTGGCCTTATGGTGTCGAGCCCTTTATCTACATGGTTTATTTCCAAGCGGCGATCGTCATAATTTCTCAATTATCGGGTTCGCACCAGGCGGGTGTGTTTGCCGCGTCCGTTACTGTACTCTCGGCTGCATATCTTCTTCCAACCGTAATCTACCAAAAGTTTTTGATACCAAAATTTCACCGGCTCCGCCATTTTGATATGCAAACATTGGTGACCCTTTATCGAAACGGGATCAAGCTGATGTTGATCTTTGGAATCGTAGTGGGCGCTCTTGTGGGTTTTATTTGCCCATTGATCATGCCCTTGTTATTTGGTAATTCTTATCTCGAGTCCGCGTCTTTAATGCTTCTTCTTGCACTGTGTGTCCCCGCAAGGTACCTGTCGACCGCTTTTGGCGCGGCATTTCTGGACAGGGGTCAGATGAGAGATCGAGCGGCCTGTTTCACAGCTGCCGCCGTTGTTGTGGCCATAACCACGGCAGCGTTCGCTAGTAAGTACGGAGCAGTTGCAGGCGTCGCCGCAACTATTCTTGGCGAGTACGTGATACTGATTGCGTTTATCCACCGCGCGCTGAAATCCCAGTTGCTGAGTAAAGGTCCAACGACGGGCAAACAAATAAACGAAATACGATGTGGAGAAGTAACATGA
- a CDS encoding polysaccharide biosynthesis tyrosine autokinase, protein MNQSASTTILKNPESTRDDAALDIASYIDAIIDNRGRIIVVAALVVALAIFYTFVATPIYQANMLIQVEDSAGSPANMFGDLAGAFDMKSAATAEIEILRSRTVVGRAVENAQLYLSLQPKRVPLLGDWIARGSETPSKPGFLGLDGYTWGGESATVTAFKVPESLEGEDFLITAMTVNRYKLESSKRGLAIIGVVGAPLSAKTEFGQIELTVASLVAQPGAQFVISRAPMLETVETLQRSLSIAERGKQSGIIGIALDGVDQKLIVRTLNEIGMEYTSQNIDRKSEEAQKSLTFLEAQLPRMKESLESAETKYNELRNSRGTVDLSEEAKSILQQSVANQVKLSELRQKREELLVHYQPANPIVRGVEEQIGSLSREIEAVNSKIRKMPAIEQDVVRLTRDIKVNTDLYTALLNSAQQLKLVKASKVGNARVLDEAVIPREPIRPRKSYIIAGAAIAGVMLGVMYALARKLLFGGIEDPHELEQHLGLTVSAAIPHSAQQSSTSLQIKASARKLPVLAEEDATELAIESLRSFRTSLQFLMLSAHNKVVMISGPTPGVGKSFVSVNLAAVLASTGKRVLLIDADIRRGYLQRYFGLERQNGLSDVLSNRIPLESAVHREVLGNLDFISTGILPLRPAELLEHANLASVFAAVEDSYDFIVVDTAPILAVTDALIIAPYAGTVINIVRSKVTSVGEIEETQKRVALVGAKVSSWIFNDLRHSERRFGTRMRHGKYRYANYKY, encoded by the coding sequence ATGAATCAATCAGCCTCAACAACTATCTTGAAAAATCCAGAGAGCACACGTGATGATGCTGCACTGGATATTGCTTCGTATATTGATGCAATCATCGACAACCGTGGGCGCATAATCGTCGTTGCCGCATTGGTAGTTGCACTCGCTATCTTTTATACCTTCGTAGCGACGCCAATATACCAGGCGAATATGCTGATTCAGGTCGAGGATAGTGCAGGATCGCCAGCTAATATGTTCGGGGATCTGGCTGGGGCTTTTGATATGAAGTCAGCTGCAACAGCGGAGATCGAAATCCTTCGATCACGCACGGTTGTTGGCCGCGCGGTCGAAAACGCTCAGCTCTACCTCTCGCTGCAGCCGAAGCGCGTACCGCTGTTGGGTGACTGGATTGCACGCGGAAGTGAAACACCTAGTAAGCCTGGATTTTTAGGTCTGGATGGCTATACATGGGGCGGAGAGTCCGCAACAGTAACGGCATTCAAGGTCCCTGAATCGCTGGAAGGGGAAGACTTCCTGATCACAGCGATGACTGTGAACCGATACAAGCTGGAATCGAGCAAGCGAGGTCTCGCCATCATCGGCGTCGTTGGCGCGCCCTTGTCCGCAAAGACCGAATTTGGCCAAATCGAATTGACTGTGGCGTCACTAGTTGCGCAGCCAGGCGCTCAGTTCGTCATATCGCGTGCCCCAATGCTAGAAACCGTGGAGACTCTGCAGCGTTCACTTTCGATCGCAGAGCGCGGAAAGCAGTCCGGAATCATCGGGATCGCCTTGGACGGTGTCGATCAAAAGCTTATTGTGCGGACGTTGAATGAGATCGGTATGGAGTATACAAGCCAAAATATTGATCGCAAGTCCGAGGAGGCGCAAAAATCGCTGACTTTTCTAGAGGCTCAACTCCCTCGTATGAAGGAGAGTTTAGAGTCGGCAGAAACGAAATATAACGAGCTAAGAAACAGCCGTGGTACGGTGGACCTATCGGAAGAAGCGAAATCCATCCTTCAGCAGTCAGTCGCGAATCAAGTCAAACTAAGCGAATTGAGGCAGAAGCGGGAAGAATTGCTTGTGCACTATCAGCCAGCAAATCCAATTGTTCGAGGAGTGGAGGAGCAGATTGGCTCGTTGAGCCGTGAAATCGAGGCCGTCAATTCGAAGATTCGAAAAATGCCAGCGATTGAGCAGGATGTCGTTCGGCTAACGAGAGACATCAAGGTCAATACGGATCTGTATACTGCTCTGCTGAACAGCGCCCAACAGCTGAAGTTGGTTAAAGCGAGTAAGGTTGGAAATGCGCGGGTACTGGACGAGGCAGTAATTCCCCGCGAACCGATCCGACCTAGGAAGTCGTATATTATTGCTGGCGCTGCGATCGCGGGAGTGATGCTTGGCGTTATGTATGCTCTGGCGAGGAAACTCCTATTCGGTGGCATTGAGGATCCGCACGAGCTCGAACAGCATCTTGGTTTGACCGTTAGCGCCGCGATCCCTCATAGCGCGCAGCAAAGCTCCACGAGCCTACAAATCAAGGCTAGCGCGCGCAAACTACCGGTACTCGCTGAAGAGGACGCGACTGAACTCGCGATTGAAAGTTTACGAAGCTTCAGAACGTCTCTTCAGTTTTTGATGTTGTCTGCTCACAATAAGGTGGTGATGATTTCCGGTCCCACACCAGGGGTTGGCAAATCTTTTGTCTCCGTCAATTTAGCGGCGGTCCTGGCCTCTACCGGAAAACGAGTATTACTTATTGACGCTGACATTCGACGAGGATATTTGCAAAGGTATTTTGGTCTGGAGCGTCAGAATGGTCTTTCCGACGTTCTTTCTAACAGGATCCCATTGGAAAGTGCCGTGCATCGCGAAGTTCTGGGTAATCTTGACTTTATCTCGACAGGAATCTTACCCTTGCGTCCTGCAGAACTGCTTGAGCACGCGAATCTTGCATCCGTATTTGCTGCGGTCGAGGATAGTTATGATTTCATTGTTGTTGATACTGCCCCAATATTGGCCGTAACTGATGCTTTAATCATTGCGCCTTACGCGGGCACGGTCATCAATATTGTCCGCAGCAAAGTGACCTCGGTAGGGGAAATCGAAGAAACGCAAAAACGCGTCGCGCTTGTCGGCGCAAAGGTATCGAGCTGGATATTCAATGACTTGCGCCATTCTGAGCGACGGTTCGGTACCAGGATGCGCCATGGTAAATATCGATACGCCAACTATAAGTATTAA
- a CDS encoding low molecular weight protein-tyrosine-phosphatase: MNNILVVCIGNICRSPMAEAYLQAKLPGSRVTSSGVGALEGRSADPNAVQLMSEELIDIRGHVARQISVLDVSQADLILVMDKEQKRWIESRFTSARGKVFRICEQQEIDVPDPYREGIESFRHALQLIKIGADVWAKNIKKMS; the protein is encoded by the coding sequence ATGAACAATATTCTGGTGGTTTGTATTGGCAATATTTGCCGGAGTCCGATGGCGGAGGCTTATCTACAAGCAAAGTTGCCCGGTTCCCGCGTCACGTCATCAGGTGTAGGTGCTCTCGAAGGGCGATCTGCAGATCCAAATGCGGTGCAGTTGATGAGTGAGGAGCTGATTGACATACGCGGTCATGTCGCTAGGCAAATTAGCGTCCTGGACGTGTCCCAAGCGGATTTAATTCTTGTGATGGATAAAGAGCAGAAACGTTGGATCGAATCTCGATTCACGTCTGCGAGAGGTAAGGTTTTCCGGATTTGCGAGCAGCAGGAGATCGATGTGCCCGACCCATATCGTGAAGGGATTGAAAGCTTCAGGCACGCACTGCAGCTGATCAAAATCGGCGCGGACGTATGGGCGAAAAATATTAAGAAAATGAGTTGA
- a CDS encoding polysaccharide biosynthesis/export family protein: MRIDVDRVPSTHSAPMPDPVIKLITPELIQSERAARQQNADQRVQALFADARPYVIGPGDLLSVLVWNHPELNIAATGAQALSSSGAQSPAAFVVDSQGIIQFPFVGPIKVAGMTELEARSLLSKRLIESIKNPDLTLRVLSYRSKRVYIDGDVKIPGSQAIDDVPMTLFEGVSRAGGFLPTADQSQVIVARKGVSYPVNVPELVRQGADMTRLMLASGDVVRVPSRDENKVYVLGEVNRPAALTMHNGKLTLAAALGEAGGLNQLSSAARQVYVIRGANLSEPVVYNLDASSPVALAMAEGFELDPRDVVYVDAAGLARYNRIVNLILPTAATAASSVGQINR, encoded by the coding sequence ATGCGCATCGACGTGGACCGCGTGCCGAGCACGCATTCCGCACCGATGCCCGATCCCGTCATCAAGCTGATCACCCCAGAGCTGATCCAGAGCGAGCGCGCGGCCAGGCAGCAGAATGCCGACCAGCGCGTGCAAGCCCTGTTCGCCGATGCCCGCCCCTACGTGATCGGGCCGGGCGACCTGCTATCGGTCCTGGTGTGGAACCACCCTGAACTCAATATCGCCGCAACGGGCGCCCAAGCGCTGTCGAGCTCTGGCGCCCAGTCGCCGGCAGCCTTTGTCGTCGATAGCCAGGGCATCATCCAGTTTCCCTTCGTCGGCCCGATCAAGGTGGCCGGCATGACCGAGCTGGAAGCACGCAGCCTGCTGTCGAAGCGCCTGATCGAGTCGATCAAGAACCCCGACCTGACGCTGCGCGTGCTGTCCTACCGCAGCAAGCGGGTCTATATCGACGGCGACGTCAAGATCCCGGGCAGCCAGGCAATCGACGACGTGCCGATGACCCTGTTCGAAGGCGTGAGCCGTGCCGGTGGCTTCCTGCCGACCGCCGACCAGAGCCAGGTGATCGTGGCACGCAAGGGCGTGTCCTATCCGGTCAATGTGCCGGAACTCGTGCGCCAGGGCGCGGACATGACACGTCTGATGCTGGCCTCGGGCGACGTGGTACGCGTGCCCAGCCGCGACGAGAACAAGGTGTATGTGCTGGGGGAAGTGAACCGCCCGGCCGCATTGACCATGCATAACGGCAAGCTGACGCTGGCGGCAGCCCTGGGTGAGGCCGGCGGCCTGAACCAGCTGAGCAGCGCCGCACGCCAGGTGTACGTGATCCGTGGCGCCAACCTGTCCGAACCAGTGGTCTACAACCTCGACGCCAGTTCGCCGGTGGCGCTGGCCATGGCAGAAGGCTTCGAGCTCGACCCGCGCGACGTGGTGTATGTCGACGCCGCCGGCCTGGCGCGCTACAACCGCATCGTCAACCTGATCCTGCCAACCGCGGCGACGGCGGCGAGCTCCGTGGGGCAGATCAACCGATGA